Proteins encoded within one genomic window of Kaistia algarum:
- a CDS encoding FMN-binding glutamate synthase family protein yields the protein MQRYHGFVVPSILNRYIIFGLCWLLAVIALILVVDTGRYWVPLGIFLGLGLLGLYDIVQTRHAVLRNYPVIGHARYLFESVRPELRQYLFENDSDKVPFSRVQRSLVYQRAKNEPDQRPFGTLQDVYQRGYEFIGHSVRPAPVADPKTFRVTIGNDQCSQPYSASVLNVSAMSFGSLSANAIRALNRGASLGGFCHDTGEGSVSPYHMENGGDLVWQIASGYFGCRTEAGLFDPEKFAARAASPQIRMIELKLSQGAKPGHGGILPGHKVSAEIAAVRGVPEGVDCISPASHPSFDTPIGMLHFLAELRRLSGGKPVGFKLAIGHPWQFMSIVKAMLATGIVPDFVVVDGSEGGTGAAPVEFTDHIGVPMREGLLFVHNTLVGVGLRHRVRVGVSGKIISAFDMARVFAIGADWANSARGFMFAIGCIQSLHCHTNKCPTGVATQDKLRQRSLVVPDKADRVAAFHRHTLGALAEMLAAAGLSHPSELGPQHLAQRVSSSEIQLLSQLHVFLKPGELLDPPESASTSFYHRSWSLAQAESFDVLPS from the coding sequence ATGCAGCGATATCATGGCTTTGTCGTGCCCTCTATTCTGAATCGGTACATCATCTTCGGGCTCTGTTGGCTTCTCGCCGTGATCGCGCTCATCCTCGTGGTCGATACAGGACGCTACTGGGTGCCGCTCGGGATATTCCTAGGGCTTGGACTTCTCGGCCTGTACGATATTGTACAGACCCGTCACGCCGTGCTGCGCAATTATCCGGTCATCGGCCATGCGCGCTATCTCTTCGAGTCCGTGCGACCGGAGCTTCGGCAATATCTCTTCGAGAATGACAGCGACAAGGTCCCGTTCTCGCGCGTCCAGCGCTCGCTCGTCTATCAGCGGGCGAAGAACGAGCCGGATCAGCGCCCCTTCGGAACGCTGCAGGATGTCTACCAGCGTGGCTATGAGTTCATCGGCCATTCGGTCCGCCCCGCCCCGGTTGCGGACCCGAAGACCTTTCGGGTGACGATCGGGAATGATCAGTGCTCGCAGCCCTATTCGGCGTCGGTGCTCAATGTATCGGCCATGAGCTTCGGCTCGCTCTCGGCCAACGCGATCCGGGCGCTCAATCGAGGCGCCAGCCTGGGCGGCTTCTGCCACGACACGGGCGAGGGCAGCGTCAGCCCCTATCATATGGAGAATGGCGGCGATCTGGTCTGGCAGATTGCGAGCGGCTATTTCGGCTGCCGCACCGAGGCGGGGCTGTTCGACCCCGAGAAGTTCGCGGCCCGCGCTGCCAGCCCACAGATCCGCATGATCGAACTGAAGCTGAGTCAGGGCGCCAAGCCCGGCCATGGCGGCATCCTGCCCGGACACAAGGTCTCGGCAGAAATCGCAGCGGTTCGCGGCGTGCCGGAGGGCGTCGACTGCATCTCGCCGGCCAGCCATCCAAGCTTCGATACGCCGATCGGCATGTTGCACTTCCTGGCCGAACTCCGGCGGCTCTCCGGTGGCAAGCCGGTCGGCTTCAAGCTGGCGATCGGCCACCCCTGGCAATTTATGAGCATCGTGAAGGCGATGCTCGCGACCGGGATCGTTCCGGATTTCGTGGTCGTCGATGGTTCCGAAGGGGGGACCGGCGCCGCGCCGGTCGAGTTCACCGATCACATCGGCGTGCCAATGCGCGAGGGACTGCTGTTCGTCCACAACACGCTCGTCGGCGTCGGATTGCGGCATCGGGTCCGCGTCGGCGTCAGCGGCAAGATCATCTCGGCCTTCGACATGGCCCGCGTTTTCGCGATCGGTGCGGATTGGGCGAACTCGGCGCGAGGCTTCATGTTCGCGATCGGCTGCATCCAGTCGCTGCACTGCCACACGAACAAATGCCCGACCGGCGTCGCCACGCAGGACAAGTTACGCCAGCGCTCGCTCGTCGTTCCGGACAAGGCCGATCGCGTCGCCGCCTTCCACCGTCATACGCTGGGCGCGCTTGCCGAGATGCTGGCGGCGGCCGGTCTTAGCCATCCCTCCGAACTCGGGCCGCAGCATCTGGCGCAGCGGGTCTCGTCTTCCGAGATTCAGCTGCTGTCGCAGCTGCATGTCTTCCTGAAGCCCGGCGAACTCCTCGATCCGCCCGAGAGCGCCAGCACAAGCTTCTACCATCGCAGCTGGTCGCTCGCGCAGGCGGAATCCTTCGACGTGCTGCCGAGCTGA